A window from [Limnothrix rosea] IAM M-220 encodes these proteins:
- the dndC gene encoding DNA phosphorothioation system sulfurtransferase DndC: MSIRSLHSLFEDIEGLKNEIQELYQNDDVPWLVGWSGGKDSSCVLQLVWGAIAELPVEQRQKKIHVITTDTRVENPIVAEWVKLSQNRMRQAAAEQQMPIEPHLLQPIVKETFWVNLIGKGYPAPRNKFRWCTERLKINPANRFIRDTVREHGETILVLGTRKAESAKRAATMAKHAEKRVRDRLSPNASLPNSLIYSPIEDWTNDEVWIYLNQYPNPWGHDNSELFTLYQGATADNECPLVIDTSTPSCGDSRFGCWVCTMVDQDKSMTAMILNDDDKAWMEPLLDIRNELDVKNDKDRRDFRRIWGGVQIFERRQDDGTTKPAPIPGPYTKQWREHWLRRVLSTQTELRRTAPEPMGNITLIDLEELHAIRKIWLEEKHEFDDSLPRIYQETTGEPFPIPAGDSSLLGSEEWDLLTEICQDDPMHLELMASLLDTERQYRTMSKRIGIFDALEKCFDSSSRTEEEAIAHAQRRYKAKNSLNDPEELKRILQENEPDQLDLTSVKPQAESTPSSSFAEAKFGKRK, from the coding sequence ATGAGTATTCGCTCTTTACATTCGCTGTTTGAAGACATCGAAGGGTTGAAAAATGAGATTCAAGAACTTTACCAAAATGATGATGTACCTTGGCTTGTAGGCTGGTCTGGGGGAAAAGACAGCTCTTGTGTTTTGCAATTGGTTTGGGGGGCGATCGCCGAGTTGCCAGTAGAGCAAAGGCAGAAAAAGATCCATGTCATCACCACAGATACCAGAGTAGAAAACCCCATCGTTGCCGAGTGGGTGAAACTCTCCCAGAACCGCATGCGCCAAGCCGCAGCAGAACAACAAATGCCTATCGAACCCCACCTGCTGCAACCCATTGTCAAAGAAACCTTTTGGGTAAACCTGATCGGCAAAGGCTACCCAGCTCCCCGTAATAAATTTCGCTGGTGTACCGAACGCCTGAAGATTAATCCTGCTAACCGCTTCATCCGCGATACCGTCCGCGAACATGGCGAAACAATTTTAGTATTGGGAACCCGTAAAGCTGAAAGCGCCAAACGCGCCGCCACCATGGCAAAACACGCAGAAAAACGTGTACGCGATCGCCTGTCCCCCAATGCCAGCTTGCCCAACTCCTTGATCTATAGCCCCATTGAAGACTGGACAAACGACGAAGTCTGGATTTACCTCAACCAATACCCGAACCCATGGGGACATGACAACAGCGAACTATTTACCCTCTACCAAGGCGCAACCGCCGATAACGAATGCCCCCTCGTCATCGATACCAGTACCCCCAGTTGTGGCGACTCCCGCTTTGGCTGCTGGGTTTGCACCATGGTCGATCAAGACAAATCTATGACCGCCATGATCCTCAACGACGACGACAAAGCATGGATGGAACCCCTCCTCGATATCCGTAATGAACTCGACGTAAAAAACGATAAAGATCGCCGAGATTTCCGCAGAATTTGGGGCGGTGTACAAATCTTTGAGCGTAGACAAGACGACGGAACCACCAAACCAGCGCCTATTCCTGGCCCCTACACCAAACAATGGCGCGAACATTGGCTGAGACGAGTATTAAGTACCCAGACCGAACTCCGACGCACCGCCCCCGAACCCATGGGCAACATCACCCTGATCGACCTCGAAGAACTCCACGCGATCCGCAAAATTTGGCTCGAAGAAAAACATGAATTCGACGATAGCCTACCCCGCATCTACCAAGAAACTACTGGCGAACCCTTCCCCATCCCCGCCGGAGACAGTAGTCTGCTGGGTTCCGAAGAATGGGATCTTCTCACCGAGATTTGCCAAGACGACCCCATGCACCTCGAACTCATGGCAAGCCTCCTCGATACAGAGCGGCAATACCGCACCATGAGCAAACGTATTGGCATATTTGATGCTTTGGAAAAATGCTTTGATAGCAGTTCCCGCACAGAGGAAGAGGCGATCGCCCATGCCCAGCGCAGATATAAAGCCAAAAACTCCCTCAACGACCCCGAAGAACTCAAGCGAATCCTGCAAGAAAACGAACCTGACCAACTCGATCTAACCAGCGTTAAGCCTCAAGCAGAATCCACACCATCAAGCAGTTTTGCCGAAGCCAAATTTGGTAAACGCAAATAA
- the dndD gene encoding DNA sulfur modification protein DndD, translating to MIFKTLILENFGPYSGRQTLDLSPTETSPIILIGGMNGGGKTTLMDSLRLVLYGQRAQCSSRGSMAYSDFLEQCINRASAEGETTAVELIFRHSITGAPTEYHIRRSWQNVPKPKENLEIFIRNIVEGEPISLPDPALAKMWDERIEELLPLGISNLFLFDGEQIKELAEQDNPPPEVVNAIQSLLGLELSDRLSLDLKILKDRKAKALANKTELQDFETLEKRFAEQDDQRKIIKQKLSDLQNKVDVAKKNASELLDIFKMRGGEITAERTKLETEKQQLQQKLDSDRQALRTLAAQALPLSLIQPLLNRAQTQAQAELESQQAELTSQILGDRNQKLLDFAKAKKFPAAKLKQLENFLQIELEQIQIQADVDIPKLGIDAESLSYLKLIASQLLPDQIHRAQQLKKQIQDTLLNIDAGDRQLAAAAPPEEFDQLAQQVDEANQKVIKLQTEYQTTEQELAQLTAIVEDTKQKLSQYGKKIFERQNNEHTIQAIDRVQTTLKTFRQQLKIRKIDHLESAVTECFRYLIRKADFVGRITIDIETFALHLYDAQGQPLPKNRLSAGEKQLLATALLWGLARVSGRNLPVAIDTPLGRLDSSHRKNLLERYFPTASHQVLLLSTDTEIGQKEAKQLGDSGAIASEYLLEYDISTCQTTIKSGYFW from the coding sequence ATGATTTTCAAAACGCTCATTCTCGAAAATTTCGGCCCCTATAGCGGCAGACAAACCCTCGACCTCAGCCCCACCGAAACCAGCCCCATTATCCTCATTGGTGGCATGAACGGCGGCGGCAAAACGACCCTTATGGATTCCCTTCGACTGGTACTTTACGGACAACGCGCCCAATGTTCTAGCCGTGGTTCTATGGCCTATAGCGACTTTCTGGAACAGTGTATTAATCGCGCCAGTGCCGAGGGAGAAACCACTGCCGTCGAACTCATTTTTCGCCATTCCATCACCGGCGCACCCACCGAGTACCATATCCGCCGTAGTTGGCAAAACGTCCCTAAACCCAAAGAAAACCTCGAAATTTTTATCCGTAATATTGTCGAAGGCGAACCCATTTCCCTACCCGATCCCGCCCTTGCCAAAATGTGGGATGAACGCATCGAAGAACTTTTACCCCTCGGCATTTCAAACTTGTTTCTCTTTGACGGCGAACAAATTAAAGAACTAGCAGAACAGGACAACCCACCACCCGAAGTGGTCAATGCGATCCAATCTTTACTAGGCTTAGAACTGAGCGATCGCCTTTCTTTAGACCTTAAAATTTTAAAAGACCGTAAAGCAAAAGCCCTTGCCAACAAAACTGAATTACAGGACTTTGAAACCCTCGAAAAACGATTTGCCGAGCAGGATGATCAACGCAAAATCATCAAACAAAAACTGAGCGATTTGCAAAATAAAGTAGATGTCGCCAAAAAAAATGCCAGTGAATTATTAGATATTTTTAAAATGCGGGGTGGTGAAATCACCGCAGAGCGCACCAAACTCGAAACCGAAAAACAACAGCTCCAGCAAAAACTTGACAGCGATCGCCAAGCATTACGTACCCTTGCTGCCCAAGCTTTACCCCTCAGCCTAATTCAGCCCCTTTTAAACCGTGCCCAAACCCAAGCCCAAGCAGAATTAGAATCCCAGCAAGCAGAACTGACGAGCCAGATTTTAGGCGATCGCAACCAAAAACTTTTAGACTTTGCCAAGGCAAAAAAATTCCCCGCAGCAAAACTCAAACAACTTGAAAACTTCCTACAAATCGAATTAGAACAGATTCAAATCCAAGCCGATGTGGATATTCCAAAACTGGGTATTGATGCCGAAAGTTTAAGCTATTTAAAATTGATTGCAAGTCAACTTTTACCCGACCAAATTCACCGTGCTCAACAATTAAAAAAACAAATTCAAGATACATTACTCAATATCGATGCAGGCGATCGCCAACTTGCCGCTGCTGCCCCACCCGAAGAATTTGATCAACTCGCCCAACAGGTAGACGAAGCCAACCAAAAAGTGATCAAGTTACAAACTGAGTATCAAACCACTGAACAAGAACTAGCCCAGCTCACGGCCATCGTCGAAGACACCAAACAAAAGCTCAGTCAGTACGGCAAAAAAATTTTTGAGCGGCAGAACAATGAACATACGATACAGGCAATTGACCGCGTCCAAACCACCCTAAAAACATTTCGTCAACAACTCAAAATTCGCAAAATAGATCACCTTGAATCCGCCGTTACCGAATGCTTTCGTTATCTCATCCGTAAAGCCGATTTCGTAGGACGTATCACCATTGATATCGAAACCTTTGCCCTCCACCTCTATGATGCCCAAGGTCAGCCTCTACCTAAAAATCGTTTATCCGCTGGGGAAAAACAACTGCTCGCAACCGCTCTGTTATGGGGTCTGGCTCGCGTGTCCGGTCGTAATTTACCCGTCGCTATCGATACCCCCTTAGGACGTTTAGATTCTTCCCATCGTAAAAATCTTTTAGAACGATATTTCCCGACAGCAAGCCACCAAGTACTATTGCTTTCCACTGATACCGAAATTGGACAAAAAGAAGCAAAACAATTGGGAGATAGTGGGGCGATCGCCAGTGAATATCTCCTCGAATACGACATCTCCACCTGCCAAACCACTATCAAATCCGGCTATTTCTGGTAA
- the dndE gene encoding DNA sulfur modification protein DndE, which yields METPIQRIQLSQTAKDQLIKLKRVTKIDQWNILCRWALCRSLAEDHPPADVPIPTDSNVEMTWHTFGGDMADVLLLALTQWCIEQNLSTEKEAIAHQLRLHIHRGIGYLAGDPNLKSVEKLISIST from the coding sequence ATGGAAACTCCTATCCAACGCATTCAACTCTCTCAGACCGCAAAAGATCAACTGATTAAACTTAAGCGCGTCACCAAAATCGATCAGTGGAATATTTTGTGTCGCTGGGCGCTGTGCCGTTCCCTCGCCGAAGATCATCCACCTGCTGATGTGCCCATTCCCACCGATAGCAATGTTGAAATGACTTGGCATACCTTCGGGGGTGACATGGCAGATGTCCTTTTACTTGCCCTCACTCAATGGTGCATCGAACAAAATCTCTCTACTGAAAAAGAGGCGATCGCCCACCAGTTGCGTTTGCATATTCATCGTGGCATTGGGTATTTAGCGGGAGATCCAAACCTCAAAAGCGTCGAAAAGTTAATATCAATATCAACGTAG